Proteins encoded in a region of the Desulfovermiculus halophilus DSM 18834 genome:
- a CDS encoding alpha,alpha-trehalose-phosphate synthase (UDP-forming): MIHTSFDRLVVVSNRLPVVLKWEHERWTVRAGAGGLVTALAPVLSRNGGVWMGWPGTSEQADVHAPLEEFSQSQGYLLHPVILQTEDVRGYYYGFSNEVLWPLLHGFHTHCNFKLDYWEKYQKVNNRFAQEILQVTTEDDYVWVHDYHLMCVAREINKGLSRRKCGFFLHIPFPGPEIFLKLPWRRSILGSLLEFDLIGFQTSQDMMNFVRCLECLCSNTRVHTEQNLAWIACGDKEVTAGTFPISIDFDEFAELAASKEVSSRTDKLHMLHPDQQVILGVDRLDYTKGIPQRLEAIRQALIRFPDLKGKIALLQVLVPSREEVPEYQALKEEIERLVGEINGQFTEPGWIPVHYLYRSLPRADLVSFYLASEMALITPLWDGMNLVAKEYCVCNYREDGVLILSEFAGAASQLYSDAILVNPYDVNAVTEAIRRAFYMHPSERQSRMRRLRQTIKTYDIHFWLDSFLQAAFDSRPQEVPMAGFSTFLSSIDRL, encoded by the coding sequence TCTGGTGGTGGTCTCAAACCGCCTTCCCGTGGTCCTGAAGTGGGAGCATGAGCGGTGGACCGTCCGGGCCGGAGCCGGCGGCCTGGTCACTGCTCTGGCGCCGGTGCTCAGCCGGAACGGCGGGGTATGGATGGGGTGGCCGGGAACCTCGGAGCAGGCGGATGTGCACGCTCCGCTGGAGGAATTTTCCCAGAGCCAAGGCTACCTGCTCCATCCGGTTATTCTACAGACTGAGGATGTACGCGGGTACTACTATGGATTTTCCAACGAAGTCCTGTGGCCACTGCTCCATGGATTTCATACCCACTGCAATTTCAAGCTGGACTACTGGGAAAAGTATCAGAAGGTCAACAATCGATTCGCCCAGGAGATTCTGCAGGTAACCACAGAAGATGATTATGTTTGGGTCCACGACTATCATCTAATGTGTGTTGCCCGGGAGATCAACAAGGGACTGTCCCGTCGAAAATGTGGGTTCTTTCTGCACATTCCCTTTCCCGGGCCGGAGATATTCCTCAAGCTCCCCTGGCGGCGGTCCATCCTGGGCTCCCTGTTGGAGTTCGATCTTATAGGGTTTCAGACCTCTCAGGACATGATGAACTTTGTCCGGTGCCTGGAATGCCTGTGCTCCAATACCCGGGTGCATACGGAGCAGAATCTGGCCTGGATCGCATGCGGGGACAAGGAGGTCACGGCTGGTACCTTTCCCATCAGCATCGACTTTGACGAGTTCGCCGAGCTGGCGGCATCCAAGGAGGTCTCCAGCCGAACGGACAAGCTGCATATGCTCCACCCGGACCAGCAGGTCATTCTGGGGGTGGACCGGCTGGACTACACCAAGGGCATCCCCCAGCGCCTGGAGGCCATTCGGCAAGCTTTGATCCGCTTTCCGGACTTAAAAGGCAAGATCGCCCTGCTGCAGGTCCTGGTGCCCAGCAGGGAAGAGGTCCCGGAATACCAGGCCCTGAAAGAGGAGATCGAGCGTCTTGTGGGGGAGATAAACGGGCAGTTCACCGAGCCGGGCTGGATTCCGGTCCATTATCTGTACCGCAGCTTGCCCAGAGCTGATCTGGTCTCTTTCTATCTGGCCTCGGAAATGGCCTTGATAACCCCGTTGTGGGACGGCATGAACCTGGTGGCCAAGGAGTACTGCGTATGCAACTACCGGGAGGACGGAGTGCTGATTCTCAGCGAGTTCGCCGGGGCAGCTTCTCAACTTTACTCGGATGCAATTCTGGTCAATCCCTATGACGTGAATGCCGTGACCGAAGCCATCCGCCGGGCATTCTACATGCATCCTTCCGAGCGCCAGTCCAGGATGCGCCGTCTGCGGCAAACCATAAAGACCTACGATATCCACTTTTGGCTGGATTCATTTCTGCAGGCCGCCTTTGACAGCCGGCCCCAGGAAGTCCCCATGGCCGGGTTCTCGACCTTCCTGTCCAGCATTGACCGGTTGTGA
- the rsmA gene encoding 16S rRNA (adenine(1518)-N(6)/adenine(1519)-N(6))-dimethyltransferase RsmA yields the protein MSQSATQGPRRQAKKSLGQNFLIDPNVVRKIVGCLDVQPLEAIVEIGPGRGALTGVLLEQGARVIALEKDSGLAVELKTRHPDVQLAVADALKCAWNRLPQAGIGKVIGNLPYNIASPLIWDLTAQFQAVPGRIVVMLQKEVARRLTASPGSRVYGALSVWVQTFVQPRLEFILSPEVFRPRPRVDSAVVSMSCRSERPTADEGAALAGLLRVCFQKRRKQLKTSLRGVWSGPVQEWFAAHGVDPRTRAEALTPGEFLSLAQVLPAAAWTGDGKARH from the coding sequence ATGAGCCAGAGCGCTACGCAGGGACCAAGAAGGCAGGCCAAGAAAAGCCTGGGACAGAACTTTCTGATCGATCCCAATGTGGTCCGAAAGATCGTCGGCTGTCTGGATGTCCAGCCCTTAGAGGCCATTGTGGAGATCGGCCCCGGCCGCGGGGCCCTGACCGGGGTCCTGCTCGAGCAGGGAGCGCGGGTCATCGCGTTGGAAAAGGATTCCGGTCTCGCTGTAGAGCTTAAAACCCGCCATCCGGATGTACAGCTCGCCGTCGCCGATGCCTTGAAATGTGCCTGGAACCGGCTCCCACAGGCCGGAATAGGCAAGGTGATCGGCAATCTGCCCTACAATATCGCCTCCCCCCTGATCTGGGATCTGACCGCCCAGTTCCAGGCAGTGCCCGGCCGCATCGTGGTCATGCTCCAGAAGGAGGTGGCCCGGAGGTTGACCGCCTCCCCGGGGAGCAGGGTCTACGGCGCCCTGTCGGTCTGGGTCCAGACCTTTGTGCAGCCCAGGTTGGAGTTCATCCTCAGCCCTGAGGTGTTTCGGCCTCGGCCTCGGGTTGATTCAGCAGTGGTCTCCATGTCCTGCCGGTCCGAGCGGCCGACGGCAGATGAGGGGGCGGCCCTGGCCGGGCTGCTGCGCGTCTGTTTTCAAAAGCGCCGCAAGCAGCTCAAGACATCGTTGCGCGGCGTATGGTCCGGGCCGGTTCAGGAGTGGTTTGCAGCCCATGGGGTGGATCCCAGGACCAGGGCAGAGGCCTTGACCCCCGGGGAGTTCCTGTCCTTGGCCCAGGTCCTTCCTGCTGCGGCCTGGACCGGAGATGGGAAGGCAAGACATTGA